Part of the Lucilia cuprina isolate Lc7/37 chromosome 5, ASM2204524v1, whole genome shotgun sequence genome is shown below.
TCATAGCGCTAAAACTATATGATACCACGATTCCATAGATTATTTCCAGTGCATAGAACTAAAGAAGGAGCTTGAAAGTAAAACTTTGtctatataattttaagaaaccCGATTCTTTTGAAGGACaggaaaattatgaaaaaagtgaACTAAAATTTATCAAGTTATAAGTCGTCTATGATTAAAAATGTCAAtgctatttatctatatattgaaatttcctttttctttCAGTGGTCCTGCCTCAAAAATAGTTGTTAAATTCTTTATGGCTTTGGGTTGTGGTATTTTGGGTTCACTATTTACCTTTCCCGGTCTGCGTATGGCAAAAATGCATTGGGATTCTTTGAGATATTGtcgtgaaaataaatttttacaaattctctTAAACATCAGTTTTGTTTTGCCTTTTATTTTGGTAATCTTATGGATAAGACCCATTAGTAGAGATTACCTGACGGTGCGTGTATTTCAAGGAATGGAAGAACCTTTgtaagtagaatttacttttaaaacagtaatagatattaataaatatacttttagaCTTAAGCCTCATATATTTGAAACACTACGCTTGTTGCTGGTAGTATTTGTGGTGATATTACGTTTTGCCTTAATGCCCATTTACTTGCAATCGTATCTTAATTTGGCTCATGATAAAATTATGGATTTACGCAAAGAAGCGGGACGTATAACTAATTTTGAGTATCAGAAAAAGGTTTGTTTGTGTAATTGCTTTAAAACATGAATATGagttaatatttgttttctcCATTTCACTTTTAGATTTCTTCCATTTTCTATTATTTGTGTGTGGTTACTTTACAATTTGCGGCACCTTTGATTTTATGCTTGTATCTTACATTAATGTACAAAAGTTTAGGTGGCTATAGCTGGACTGGCATATTTAAGGAAACTGTTTTACAGCATGAATGTTCAGCAGATTTAGAACCTGCTTTGGATATGTCTCAGGACTTTATAGAAGGCAGCGGCCTGCCGCTTTTAACAGAAGAAActgaaaatgaatttaatattttagaatcagcacaaaatttacaaaattctatTATGAGTTTAAAgaatgtaagtttttttgtgagttattttactttataaagcttttgtttaaggagttttcgtttttttttttctattttttcaggTATTTAGCACAGAGGTTTATAAAGGTTTCTTGGGTTTTGCCACCTGGTGGAGTTATTTCACCTTATTTGCCACCTCATCTTTGGGTATTGTTTATCAGTCCTATTTCAACAAAACCTAAGGTTACTGTCAACCATCTCGAATCCATCCCTTAAAGCAATAacacataatttattttataagaatttgtaAAGTTAACacttcaaatttaaaaaccaaaaaaagtcattagttagtaaaaatttgagattaagttttaaattcttcatttgttaaatttcattcaaaCCAAACATTTGTAAACAAGTCCTTTTTCAACAAATCTTTGCCATattttctgtgtgtgtgtgttttatttattatttatactttgtataaaaattgaaaagatattttcatacataaaacatttataattatataaatttaatgcaaatggttgtttttttaattgtgttcgtaaatgtacttttttattatttttggctTTTATTTTAGACATATTTTACTTAGACACGATATgattatatttaatactttctttctttttttaattatatacttaAATGTGTATAtcgtttaaatagaaaaacagagcttatttagagaaaatttataaatatgtgaataattttttaataaatttt
Proteins encoded:
- the LOC111677114 gene encoding transmembrane protein 161B; this translates as MAVLGAQLVITLIMVSVIQKLNPHFSFAKWILCSTGLYRYLHPTDDELRTKGGVPKEKQQKGGYKGNKHQQNGSTKSKEGQFHIPRSIEIDLETTPVVAKDVIYLRYFTEYQWLVDFSMYAAIVYIISEVYHYFVPLKNEVNLSMVWCLLVIFFAIKLLSSLTVLYFQSDESIGERSMVIVACLVYLLIAMIVLIIDESILETGLEDAYASFNANASKFLSEQGLQSSGPASKIVVKFFMALGCGILGSLFTFPGLRMAKMHWDSLRYCRENKFLQILLNISFVLPFILVILWIRPISRDYLTVRVFQGMEEPLLKPHIFETLRLLLVVFVVILRFALMPIYLQSYLNLAHDKIMDLRKEAGRITNFEYQKKISSIFYYLCVVTLQFAAPLILCLYLTLMYKSLGGYSWTGIFKETVLQHECSADLEPALDMSQDFIEGSGLPLLTEETENEFNILESAQNLQNSIMSLKNVFSTEVYKGFLGFATWWSYFTLFATSSLGIVYQSYFNKT